One window from the genome of Bacilli bacterium encodes:
- a CDS encoding virulence-associated E family protein — translation MPEPIKISVCNHKTDKRYKNLEHPWQYIVDRNRNPLRTTETAEEYPKLSKAQRDAAKDHGGFVGGWLKGGVRRNGHVISRKVGALDADNIPQDVDFVALTASALAGLCYFLYSTHSHLPEASRYRIVILFSREVSEDEYPALMRMIARQIGMDYFDDSTYQANRMMYWASCPTNGKFVFLEQSGEPLDPDQYLNMYADWRDVTQWPTSSRESEVRNREVKSQQDPLSKRGVVGAFCTAYPVEDAIDEFLSDVYEPAAVDGRYQYKEADSIAGVVVYDGKWVYSHHASDPAGGKLLNAFDLVRMHKFPDFDEKQSFHAMAEFAVSLAKVKLQLDANRQAQAQADFSTQVENWRTLLKYMPRSSVLENSVWNETLILRNDPDFAGFAYNELANRVQVTGGMPWERPADNKFWRDADTAQLKALLDVRYVTFSSRNHEVSFTKAADDRRFHPIRDYLDALPPWDGQKRVETLFSRCLQADDTPYVRTVSRKTFAAAVARIYHPGIKFDCVPVFDGAQGIGKSTLFKDLVGDEFYSETLSLTDMDDKSGAEKLQGFWIVEIGELAGMKKADIEKVKAFLSTSDDKYRPSYGKTVESHPRQSIIIATVNGERGYLRDITGNRRFWVIKCRQSEQRKRWQFTPEERDQIWAEAKQLWENGETLYLESDTIHAAEDAQRDAMELDERQGMVEEYLETLLPENWSEMDIYARRSFLADPHAPTSPKGVTRREMVCNAEIWVECLGRSFSDLRISDSYTLAALMTSVSGWERTQEKKRIPIYGEQRMYVRVVAADASR, via the coding sequence ATGCCTGAACCGATCAAAATCTCGGTCTGCAATCACAAAACGGATAAGAGGTATAAAAATCTGGAACACCCCTGGCAATACATCGTCGACAGAAACCGCAATCCGCTCCGAACCACCGAGACAGCCGAAGAATACCCGAAGCTGTCCAAAGCGCAGAGGGACGCGGCCAAAGACCATGGCGGATTTGTTGGCGGATGGCTCAAAGGCGGTGTCCGCAGGAACGGGCACGTCATCAGCCGCAAGGTCGGTGCGCTTGATGCCGACAATATCCCGCAGGATGTGGATTTCGTCGCGCTCACCGCTTCGGCTTTAGCCGGGCTGTGCTACTTCCTCTACTCCACTCACAGCCATCTGCCAGAAGCCTCCCGCTACCGGATCGTCATCCTGTTCTCCCGCGAAGTGTCCGAAGACGAGTACCCCGCTCTGATGCGCATGATCGCCAGGCAGATCGGCATGGACTATTTCGACGACAGCACTTACCAGGCGAACCGCATGATGTACTGGGCCTCGTGCCCGACCAACGGGAAGTTCGTTTTTCTGGAGCAATCGGGCGAGCCTCTCGACCCCGACCAATACCTGAACATGTATGCCGACTGGCGTGACGTGACCCAATGGCCGACCTCCTCCCGTGAGTCGGAGGTGCGGAACCGTGAGGTGAAAAGTCAGCAGGATCCGCTGTCCAAGCGCGGTGTGGTCGGCGCGTTCTGTACCGCCTACCCGGTCGAGGACGCCATTGACGAATTCCTGTCCGACGTGTACGAGCCGGCGGCAGTCGATGGGCGTTATCAGTATAAGGAAGCCGACTCCATAGCGGGCGTGGTCGTTTACGACGGCAAGTGGGTCTACTCCCATCATGCTTCTGACCCGGCAGGCGGGAAGCTGCTCAACGCATTTGACCTCGTCCGGATGCATAAGTTCCCCGACTTCGATGAGAAGCAGTCATTCCATGCGATGGCGGAGTTTGCGGTTTCACTTGCCAAGGTGAAGCTGCAGCTGGATGCAAACCGGCAAGCACAGGCACAGGCTGATTTCAGTACTCAAGTGGAAAACTGGCGAACGCTGCTCAAGTACATGCCCCGCAGCAGCGTTCTGGAAAACAGCGTCTGGAACGAAACGCTGATCCTGCGCAACGATCCTGACTTTGCAGGGTTTGCCTATAACGAATTGGCCAACCGCGTGCAGGTCACCGGGGGAATGCCCTGGGAGCGCCCGGCGGACAACAAGTTCTGGCGCGACGCCGATACCGCGCAGCTGAAAGCGCTGCTGGATGTACGCTACGTCACCTTCAGTAGCCGCAACCATGAGGTAAGCTTCACCAAAGCCGCCGATGATCGGCGTTTCCATCCGATCCGGGATTACCTTGACGCACTCCCGCCTTGGGACGGGCAAAAGCGCGTGGAAACGCTGTTCAGCCGATGCCTGCAGGCGGATGACACTCCTTACGTTCGCACCGTCAGCCGGAAAACCTTTGCAGCGGCTGTGGCGCGGATCTACCATCCCGGCATCAAATTCGACTGCGTTCCCGTGTTCGACGGTGCGCAGGGCATTGGCAAAAGTACCTTGTTCAAAGACCTCGTAGGCGACGAGTTCTATTCCGAAACCCTGTCACTCACTGATATGGACGATAAGTCCGGCGCTGAAAAGCTGCAGGGCTTCTGGATCGTAGAGATCGGCGAGCTTGCCGGCATGAAAAAGGCTGATATCGAAAAGGTGAAAGCGTTCCTCTCCACCTCGGATGACAAGTACCGTCCCAGCTACGGTAAAACGGTTGAAAGCCACCCACGCCAGTCCATCATCATCGCAACGGTCAACGGCGAGCGTGGGTATCTGCGCGACATCACCGGCAACCGCCGCTTCTGGGTCATCAAATGCCGGCAGTCGGAGCAAAGGAAGCGCTGGCAGTTCACTCCAGAAGAACGCGATCAGATCTGGGCGGAAGCAAAACAACTCTGGGAAAACGGCGAGACGCTATACCTGGAGAGCGATACGATCCATGCCGCTGAGGATGCGCAGCGTGACGCTATGGAACTGGATGAGCGCCAGGGCATGGTCGAGGAATACCTCGAAACCTTGCTGCCCGAAAATTGGAGTGAGATGGATATCTACGCCCGCCGAAGCTTCCTCGCAGATCCGCATGCACCGACCTCACCAAAAGGCGTGACCCGACGCGAAATGGTCTGTAACGCTGAAATATGGGTCGAGTGTTTAGGCCGCAGCTTCTCAGACCTCAGAATCTCCGATTCCTATACGCTAGCTGCGCTGATGACAAGCGTTAGCGGGTGGGAAAGAACCCAAGAAAAAAAGCGGATCCCCATCTATGGCGAGCAGCGGATGTATGTAAGAGTCGTCGCAGCGGATGCATCCCGATGA
- a CDS encoding VRR-NUC domain-containing protein, protein MREKDLESKLVRAVKATGGIALKFVSPNYYGFPDRLVLLKVGRLGFVEVKRIGEHPRPLQVSRHGMLQRLGFKVYVLDRPEQIQQILEDMANGKPTNGSRVDRA, encoded by the coding sequence ATGCGGGAAAAAGATCTGGAGAGCAAACTGGTGCGGGCTGTTAAGGCTACGGGAGGCATCGCGCTGAAATTTGTTTCTCCCAACTACTACGGATTTCCGGATCGCCTTGTCCTGTTAAAAGTAGGGAGGCTTGGGTTCGTAGAGGTGAAACGCATCGGGGAGCACCCCCGCCCCTTACAGGTTTCAAGGCACGGGATGCTTCAACGCTTGGGCTTCAAGGTCTACGTACTGGACCGACCTGAACAAATACAGCAGATTTTGGAGGATATGGCAAATGGAAAACCAACTAATGGCTCTCGGGTTGACAGAGCATGA
- a CDS encoding phage regulatory protein/antirepressor Ant codes for MENQLMALGLTEHDGKVVVSSRDIARVFEKRHDNVIRDIRNIIGNDAKWGLLNFEESNYINEQNHIQPSYLMTRDGFTILVMGYNGDKAMAFKKAYIAAFNEMERSLAPRSYKAALLALVAKEEEREALEAQNQMLKITADKYEGQTNTVGLYKTGEIAKELGISARRLNDFLRQSRVQYKPNGSDTWQLYTDYARDHIAATQIVKLDNGYEMPMLLWTAKGRDFIFDLCEREMPAWYA; via the coding sequence ATGGAAAACCAACTAATGGCTCTCGGGTTGACAGAGCATGACGGCAAGGTTGTCGTATCGAGCCGTGATATTGCGCGTGTCTTTGAAAAAAGGCACGACAATGTGATACGCGACATCAGAAACATCATCGGAAATGACGCCAAATGGGGACTGCTCAATTTTGAGGAGTCGAATTACATCAACGAACAGAACCACATTCAACCTTCCTATCTCATGACCCGCGATGGCTTCACGATTCTGGTCATGGGCTACAACGGTGATAAAGCGATGGCTTTCAAGAAGGCCTACATCGCTGCTTTCAACGAAATGGAGCGCAGCCTGGCTCCGCGAAGCTATAAGGCGGCGCTGTTGGCACTCGTTGCCAAAGAGGAAGAGCGTGAAGCCCTCGAGGCCCAGAATCAGATGCTGAAAATCACCGCCGATAAGTATGAGGGGCAAACCAACACGGTGGGGCTCTACAAGACTGGGGAGATCGCCAAGGAACTCGGTATTTCGGCAAGACGGCTCAATGATTTCCTGCGCCAGAGTCGCGTACAGTATAAACCGAATGGCTCTGATACCTGGCAGCTATACACCGATTACGCCCGAGACCACATTGCGGCAACACAGATCGTCAAGCTGGATAACGGTTATGAGATGCCTATGCTGCTTTGGACTGCGAAGGGTCGGGATTTTATCTTTGACCTTTGCGAGAGGGAGATGCCGGCATGGTATGCCTGA
- a CDS encoding DEAD/DEAH box helicase has translation MNYKPHRYQRFATEFIEDNPVSAILLSMGLGKTVITLTAINDLLYDSFEVGKVLVIAPLRVCTNVWRQETEKWSHLQGLRITVAVGTEHARIAAFHANADIYVLNRENVQWLIEKSGVPFDFDMLVIDELSSFKNHQSKRFRSLMKVRPKVKRIVGLTGTPSSNGLMDLWAEYRLLDMGQRLGRFIGQYRSDYFLPDKRNGQVIFTYKPLPNAEKQIYERIGDITISMNATDHLQMPGLLAVEHKVYLSDTERERYNELKRDLILQLPGGEITAANAAALSGKLCQMANGAVYGDDGAVNAIHDRKLDELEDLIEQANGNPVLVAYWFQHDKARIVERLVALHIPFAHLDKAGTIERWNQGELPVALIHPASAGHGLNLQAGGSALIWFGLTWSLELYQQTNARLWRQGQQSETVVIHHIITKDTIDEMVMKALDQKNLTQSALMDAVRAQLRR, from the coding sequence CTGAATTATAAGCCGCACCGCTATCAGAGGTTTGCCACGGAGTTCATCGAGGATAATCCGGTAAGTGCGATCCTTCTTTCGATGGGGCTTGGTAAAACGGTCATCACGCTGACCGCGATTAACGATCTCCTGTATGATTCCTTCGAGGTTGGCAAGGTGCTGGTCATCGCGCCCCTGCGAGTCTGCACCAATGTGTGGCGGCAGGAAACTGAGAAGTGGTCGCACCTGCAGGGGCTTAGAATCACGGTGGCGGTAGGCACGGAGCATGCGCGGATCGCCGCTTTTCATGCCAATGCCGACATTTACGTGTTGAACCGGGAAAATGTCCAGTGGCTGATTGAAAAGAGCGGCGTCCCCTTCGACTTCGATATGCTTGTGATCGATGAGCTATCCAGCTTTAAGAACCATCAATCCAAGCGTTTCCGGTCGCTGATGAAGGTGCGCCCCAAGGTGAAACGGATCGTGGGGCTGACTGGCACTCCAAGCAGCAACGGGCTTATGGATTTATGGGCGGAATACCGGTTACTTGATATGGGTCAGCGGCTTGGACGGTTTATTGGCCAATACAGGTCGGACTACTTCCTGCCCGACAAGCGCAACGGTCAGGTGATCTTCACCTACAAGCCTCTGCCGAACGCCGAAAAGCAGATCTATGAAAGAATCGGCGACATCACCATCAGTATGAACGCCACAGATCATCTGCAAATGCCGGGCCTTCTGGCTGTGGAACACAAGGTTTATCTCTCTGATACAGAGCGGGAGCGATATAACGAGCTGAAACGAGACCTCATACTACAACTGCCAGGCGGTGAGATCACCGCCGCCAACGCCGCCGCGCTGTCGGGCAAGTTATGCCAGATGGCAAACGGGGCAGTTTACGGCGACGATGGCGCGGTGAACGCGATTCACGACCGCAAACTCGATGAACTGGAGGATCTGATCGAGCAAGCCAACGGCAACCCCGTTCTGGTGGCTTATTGGTTTCAGCATGACAAAGCAAGGATTGTGGAGCGGCTTGTCGCGCTCCATATTCCATTTGCCCACCTCGACAAGGCCGGCACAATTGAACGGTGGAATCAGGGTGAACTGCCGGTGGCGTTAATTCATCCCGCTTCCGCCGGTCACGGGCTCAATTTGCAAGCGGGTGGCTCCGCGCTCATCTGGTTTGGCTTGACTTGGAGCCTTGAACTGTACCAACAGACTAACGCGCGCCTGTGGCGGCAAGGGCAGCAATCCGAAACGGTCGTTATCCACCATATCATTACAAAGGACACGATTGACGAAATGGTCATGAAGGCCCTTGACCAGAAAAACCTGACCCAATCCGCGCTGATGGACGCGGTCAGGGCGCAGTTGAGGAGGTAG
- a CDS encoding DUF1492 domain-containing protein, with product MMAKEYLGQAYRLDQRINSKLQQVESLRSLTQKVTASYSGEPVSHTRNVTSLQDTILRLMEAEEQVNQQIDELVSLKMNIASLIDQVRNESYRLILEKRYLCFLPWDQIASDLHYSRRWVLNKHDRAVEVVDRLLAEREAQA from the coding sequence ATGATGGCAAAAGAGTATCTCGGACAGGCATACCGGCTTGACCAGCGGATCAACAGCAAACTCCAACAGGTGGAGAGTTTGCGTTCCCTGACACAAAAAGTCACGGCATCCTATAGCGGCGAACCAGTGTCGCACACTCGTAACGTGACTTCCCTGCAGGATACCATTCTCCGGCTGATGGAGGCCGAAGAACAGGTCAACCAACAGATTGACGAACTGGTCAGTTTGAAGATGAACATCGCCTCCCTAATCGACCAAGTGCGGAATGAAAGCTACCGGCTGATCCTTGAAAAGAGGTACCTGTGCTTTCTGCCTTGGGATCAGATCGCGTCTGACCTGCATTACAGCCGCCGCTGGGTGCTGAACAAACACGATCGTGCCGTGGAAGTGGTGGACAGGCTGCTGGCGGAGCGGGAGGCACAGGCATGA
- a CDS encoding DUF559 domain-containing protein: MSYFEAKEDGIPFEERPYKQTIYYPPCRFCGAPVRSWSYLRNIKYACPECRKEAVAQERAEKEQKVSSVKERKLDNAVKRISKMTDIAQYKAAIDLVRKKLNNRGWFQSTEEIMVALELARRGVNAHHQVKVFEYTVDFVLPEMKVVLEIDGAPYHGKDRQKYQQTRDDVIKWKLGDDWEVIRISTDNINTNITKLIPGIRAVLNSRKKCARQFT; this comes from the coding sequence ATGAGTTATTTTGAAGCAAAAGAAGACGGTATCCCATTTGAGGAGAGACCATACAAGCAGACGATCTATTATCCGCCTTGCCGCTTTTGCGGAGCACCGGTCCGCAGTTGGAGCTATTTGAGAAATATCAAGTACGCCTGCCCGGAATGCCGCAAAGAAGCCGTTGCGCAGGAACGCGCTGAGAAGGAGCAGAAAGTTTCGTCGGTTAAGGAACGGAAGCTGGATAACGCCGTTAAACGGATCTCCAAGATGACCGACATCGCCCAATATAAAGCGGCTATCGACCTTGTAAGAAAAAAGTTGAACAATCGAGGTTGGTTCCAGAGCACTGAGGAAATCATGGTTGCCTTGGAACTTGCGCGACGCGGCGTAAACGCGCATCATCAGGTTAAGGTTTTTGAGTACACAGTCGATTTCGTCCTCCCAGAAATGAAAGTCGTTCTGGAGATTGATGGGGCTCCGTATCACGGGAAAGACAGACAGAAATACCAGCAGACCCGCGATGATGTTATCAAGTGGAAACTCGGTGATGACTGGGAGGTGATCCGAATCAGCACTGATAACATTAACACCAACATCACAAAGCTTATCCCCGGGATCCGTGCCGTACTGAATAGCAGAAAAAAGTGTGCACGCCAGTTCACATAA
- a CDS encoding HNH endonuclease signature motif containing protein, with protein sequence MPYKPKKPCAYPGCPKLTTGRYCEEHQKAEAKRYNHCDRDPDSNKRYGRSWNRIRAAFLSANPLCEICTAEGRLRPAELVHHRRKLTDGGTNDWSNLQALCSECHSRLHSQQGDYFRNEGGARGGSNPYGH encoded by the coding sequence ATGCCCTACAAACCAAAGAAACCCTGCGCCTACCCAGGCTGTCCCAAGCTGACCACAGGCAGGTACTGCGAGGAACATCAAAAGGCTGAAGCCAAGCGCTACAACCACTGCGACCGCGATCCTGATTCCAACAAACGTTACGGGCGGTCGTGGAACAGGATACGCGCAGCGTTCCTGTCAGCAAACCCCCTGTGTGAGATTTGCACAGCCGAAGGAAGACTGAGACCGGCCGAGCTCGTCCACCACAGGCGCAAGCTAACGGACGGCGGAACCAACGACTGGTCGAACCTGCAAGCCCTTTGCTCTGAGTGCCATAGTCGTTTGCACAGCCAGCAGGGCGATTACTTCCGTAATGAGGGCGGCGCCAGGGGCGGGTCAAATCCCTACGGCCATTAG